DNA from Etheostoma spectabile isolate EspeVRDwgs_2016 chromosome 23, UIUC_Espe_1.0, whole genome shotgun sequence:
GTCTGCTCCACTAGCACACTGGCTAGTGCTCATACAACAATCCTTGCACATGCACTGTGTTGAACACATTTACCATTAACTAGGGATACAGATTTTAGGCCGGTTCTTTAATCATATTGATTGTCAATCATCAATAAgaccttttaaaatacaaataaatgacAACACATAGCAATTGGCATGGGCCATTTTGCCACGTATAGTATATTTagcaaaaaattaaataacgTTCCAATATTAAACATAATTATGCAGGCTTTTCTGAAAAGAAATTACATGGAAAGTGCAAGAGAATTGATATTATAATGCCTATGGGTCATTTCTAATGCAATGACACTTTATTATAGCCATCTTCTGCATAGTAATTGTCTAGTGCCAAGtaatttaaaatgagaaaaaaatctaattaagaGATTGCATCAAAATAGTTGGGAATGAGTTCCTTCCTAGGATTAAATTTAAGTGaaagtatgtttgtttttgctacTGGTTTAAGGGCTTTGACTTGTTCAATTTGGGTTTGTCTTGATCACACTGAAAACACAAACGCCTGGTTGCACTCTGGCCGTCATCGTCCCTACACTTCCATTTGCGCCGACCTCTTGATCCTCCTATCCTCTCTGCCGTCATATTCGCTGGTCTCCTTTCCTCAAGTACCCCCAGCGGTCAAGTCCCCACCCCACCACATCCCTTGTTGTGCATTCCAGGCCATTCAACAATCATTCACGAGCCATAATGGCCAGACTATATATCCCCCATTCCATCTGTAGCTGGCACTCTTGCATCACATTTGCTCTGCTTACTCCTTTCCCAAGTGCCTTTGCACTCTTCTTATCTATTCTCGCTGCTTTGCGTTCCCCTTTTGGTAGGTCCAACTcgtcttctttttctctcacttttatttctttttcatcacATGTTACCTtgtctgtatttcttttgtctgttttctgtttttgcttcttTCTTACCCCACCCGGCTTATCTTTTCATTGTGGCCAAATTCTCCCTTAATTCCCTTCCCCTCCTTCACCTCTCACTTTTCGTTCTCTTGTCTATTTATTTTAGTCTCCCAGCAACACTATGTACCATCAGCCACCTTATCCAGTCCTGTAATATTTTTCTGTGTATATCTTGTTTTGCCCTTGCTGTCTGCTTTTTGCTTCTTAGATCTGCTCCCTTTACCAATCCTATTTTCTGTTCTGGCTAAATTTCTTACTTTTGCTTGTTCcctaatacatttttttgtacatttttttacagtctgtCATGCTTTCCATCCCACttaaattttattttctaaataaataaataaatctcaaTTCCTATACCCTTTTATATTCTTTCTTCcattattttcctttctttttctacccaagctctgtgtgttgtgggtaAATAGGTGCATCTTAACTTGCTTCCTCTTTCAAATGACTTCATGATTGCTAATGaagcacacagacagaagaaaatgacgaggatggagggatgaagTGTTTCCCATGGAGACGAGCCCTTCAGTGGCTGCCTAGCTGATTGGCTGGTTGATGACCCTGTAGCCATGTTGACTGATTAGTATGACAGAGCCTTTTATAGCACAGCACAGCTTAATATGTTACCACATAGCACAACATACTTCAGTATTGAACAGTATGGTGTAGCACAAGAACCGTCCTGCTATATCATACTGTGGCATACAAAGTGCAATACAGTATGTCCAAGCTTAGGATAGAATGCCGTAACACAGATTAATACAGAGCTTACATCTGTTCATACAACTGCTCACAATCTAACTAACCCATTTACTGTATCCGTTTAGATAAAACATACTTGTTTGAACATTCCTTCCACATGCTTCACATTAAAGACAATTGGAAAACTGCTTCCTGGCTTTAAATTGCTACGGTATAAAAACAATTGTAAGTAAACAACAGGAGTGGGAGACGAAGGCATGCTGTCTGAGATGTGAGTCAGCGTATTGACAAATGGTCAGTAAATTCTAAAAGGGGTgtctttgcatgtttgtttttgttggcacAACAAAAACCTTTTATTGGAAAGGTGATAGTAGAGAGGCAAACAGAAAAAGGTGGGAGAGATAGGGGTATGACATTCCACAATGATCCGCAGCCGGATTCGATCGGACGTTGCAGTTATGGCTGCCGGGGCACACCTTAATAgtcatgttaaatgtttttcttaataTGTCTCTCTGGCCCTCCCTTTCTTAATATGCTAAGTGTCCTTGGTCCCTAACATCACCGCAAGTGTGTGGAAACGTACTGTCTCTATATATGTTTTTTAGGAAGATGCAATGCTTTCCTTgtatacaatttgttttttttctgtgatatatatttttctgcTGCACTGCACAACTTTTCCATCCGTGTTTACTCCAAAGTAGTCTCTATTCATTGGGATCATCATATCCATCCCAGCCTTTTAATGTAGCAGAATGTTAGAGGACAATTAAATGacacatttacaacaaaagCTGTCTTACTCTACACGTGATCCAAGCACCATATATCCTATAAAACTAAAcgtaaaaaagataaaataaaccCTTGCACAATATGCTCACTCACCCTCATCAGCCAGTCTCTTTAACCTCCATCCCTTACTTTATCTCACACcctctttttgtcactttcttatTTCTCATAACTGGACTGTCACCCTAAAACACTTGTCTGACAGCTTTGACTACAGGTAAAGCACATCACAAGCTCTCAGCTAACTGCTACACTATTTTAGTGATGCGCCATATCAACCTCTCTCTCATTTCTATTCAAACAACCCTTTTTTTTAGTTCCACTGTCTCAAATGTTGAAACTCTCCAGTGTTAGCGAGGCAAAtcctgatatttttcttggggCCCTTGCAGGTTCACTACCTAGGTTTCCATTTTCCACACTTCGTACCGGTTATGTAAACTGGTGTCGTCAACTAAACTACTAGGCCAAAGCTTTGCCTGCCAGCACAGGCCTGTGACTGTGGATCTGATAATGTCACGCATCTCTAGAGGCCAGTTATTGTGTACTTTTGATTCATATTAGTTTACTTTAGAATTGCACAGCTTTATAAGGGTTACTGAGGTAGGATCTGTGTTGGATATTCTTATAGTGTGTAAAACACTGTCCTTAATTTTGTCATTGAGTAAGAGTTAAAGTAGAACGAATGGCAACATCACTGCTTGGTTTTAAAATTCCTCACACTGTGGTTTCCAAAAACAAACTGGCTCACCTGGCTAATGCATACGTATTAACCACTGTGTATGTTATCTTTCTTTGTTAGGCAGAGAACAGTGGGGCTATATTATGATTGAGAGGCAAGATattgttgaagatgaaaaatgAGCAGTTAACAGAGACCCCAATGCATTTGTCACCGTAAAAGACCCCATACTGATTGATGAAGGCACAACAGCTGGCAATGCAATGAAAAGTGAAATGAGGATCTATATTTTTGGCAAAGTGCAAGACACCCAAACAGTATTTCACCTTCATTTATCACCCTTTTCACTCATTAGGTACATGATTAATAATTCAGGTTTCTAATGTGGAAAATAGGAGGTAACACAATCTGTTTAAATTGTTGAAAAACAATATGTAATGAGCATTTAAATTAACAGATGTTTTGATAGCACTGCTATGCTTGTCTGTGGAAACAACATTGCTTCATCTTTTAATTCTTAAAGCATTTGTAGAACTTAAGAACTTAAATAAAATATGGACTTTTGATCAGCCACACCTTGATGAAGCACCATGACACTCACTGGTGGTTTAAAATAGAAACTGAACAAACTCCTTTGttacatataaataatataataggaGGTGTtgagagattaaaaaaagataacaaCATCCACTTCTGCACCGTGATTCATCCTGCCTGAGTAATTCAGCACATGTAGGGTTAAAGTATAGCTGCAGCATCTTACTGCAGTGTCTAAAGCATTAGGCTGATCGTTACAGTATACACCAGGAGAAGAagtcaaggggggggggggggggggggggaaacatcTTTCTCTAgtacttcctttttttcttccaaaaatcctttttattgcatttatAACATTTGGCACAGTACAAATTCTTGGTGCTTTTACAAGATAAACCTGTAAAGATCGACAGTGACCTTTTTTcggtttttgttaaagaaagtctTCTcagtataaatattttttttcttatcactGCATTCTCTGTAGCATGGTGTAAAAATCACACAGAAtgccccttttttaaaacaagactaCCCTCATTTGTCAAAGTCAAGACAGCATCTTAAACAACTCATTGTTTTAAATAGAAGTTACAAGTTAGAAAATagtttcaatttctttttaatatatgTTTCTCTATCACCAGCCCATGGTAGTTTCAATTtgtccatatatatatatcaatatatatatatatatatatttataagcATGTACAACAAGAAATCATCAGTCTTTAAGTTTGCACTCTGTACAAAAAAGTAGTTcctgtcctttttttgttgtgcATTCTATTGCATGAATTTATGAAGAAATGACGGGACGGTGGTGGGTGGGAGCTAGGAATCTAGGTAAAGGAGAGGGAGCATTTTGAGGGGGGCTTTTTAAATCTGAGTCTCCTGCACCTTCTCCTTGGTGTGAGTTTTTATGACGAAGGGCTCAGCCATTGCTGTAATGGTGCTGGGCATGGTTCGAGGCAAAGAGTTCCCAATATTGTTTTCTGTCCATTTAGCCCCATGGCCAGTTGGTTTATAGGTGTTATATTTGGGCTTTAGAGTACTGTAGTCCACTTTTTGGGGGCTGTATTCCATTTTGTGTGGACTGTAATCAAGTTTAGGTCTCTGAGTGTGTGGACTAAAGTCAGACTTGAAGGCGCTGTAATCCGCTTTCTGGGGGCTGAAGTCAGTGTTAAAGGCGCTGTAATTAGTTGCAGTCTTATGGGAAGAATAAGGGTCCTTGGGTTTGTAGGTACTGTCAGTTTTAGATCTCTGGGCACTGTAGTCTATTTTGGGTTTAGGCTGAGTGCTATAGTCAGGCTTAAATGGGGTGTAATCAGGTTTAGGTCTTGGGTGAGTTCCAAAGTCTggcttgaatggactgtattcAGCCTTAGGTTTATGCTGTGTGTTGTAGTCCGATCTTAACGGGCTATAGTCATGTTTAGGTTTTGGTTGGGTGCTGTAATCTCGTTTGAATGGGCTGAGGTCAGTTTTCTGCCTAGGATGAGTGCCATAATCTGGTTTGAATGGGCTGTAGTCTGTTTTAGTTTTTGGGTGAGTGCCGAAGTCTGGTTTGAATGGGCTGTATTCCGCTTTAGGTTTGTGAGTGCTGTAGTCCTGCCTAAATTGGCTGTAGTCAGGCTTTGGTCTATGAAGGCTAAAATCTGGTGTGGATTTGTGAGTGCTGTAATCTGGGATGAATTTGTGGCTACTGAAGTCCATATTTGGCTTGTATGTGGTATACTCAGCCTTCGGCTTGTGAAGGGTAAAATCAGGTTGGGGTTTGTATTCGgccttgggtttgtgaaagcTATAGTCAGTCTTGTGGCTGATAAAGTCCAGTTTGTGTATGCTGTTATGGTCCCGGATTTCAGGCAATGAGAGAGCTGACTCTTGAGCTGCAGACGCTGGTGGAGGAAGGTCCTCCTCATCCACCTGGATAATCTCCACAGTGCGCGCAGCTGCCACTGTGCTCCTTTGCTGGTGGCGCTTCCTCAGTTTGTAGAAGGCGATGAGCATGACAGCAGCCAGCAGTGTCACCGCTACAAAGCAACCTATTATGATCTTAGTGGTCTTCATCACTTCATCCAAGCTAGGGCCAGACTTGCCTGGCTTGCTAGTGACAACTGGCACCACAGATGTCTTAGCTGCACCTGATGGGCTGTCAGTGCTTTGCAACAGCACAGTTGGTGTGGAGATGAAGACTGGCTGAAAGACGGAAGGAGAGGCAGTTGTAGTTGTTGTCCCTTGGCCTATCCCTCCTCCAGCTACCCCAGCCCCTGCTGCAGCAGCTGTAGTAGTTTTAGGTTTGGGCATCTCAGTGGTTGGCCCCAAGACCTCCACAGTCACTGTAGTGAAGTAACTCAAATTGGATGTGTTAAGCTCAGCTGCACTCACATTAAGGTAGGCCGAGGCATTGGAGTTCCCGGCTGCATTGGACACCATGCAGGTATAAGTGCCTGTGTCTACTGCCAGGACATTTGAGAAATTAAGGGTACCATCATTGAGGACTGATATTCTCGGATGACCAGAAGCATGTGTCAGGATAGTCCCATTGGGAAGGAGCCAGCGCACTGAAGACATTGGGGCTGTGCGGCATCGAAGCTCAGCCACTCGCCCTGCTGAGATGTTTAAGTCCCTTGGTGCATCGGCAATGAATGGTGCAGAACACTGGACTGCAGCGCCCTCACCTCGGTCCACCTCAACCAGTTGTCGACCTCTCATGCTGGCAGGTGAGTGACAGCGTCCACAGCAAGTTGAGTTGGTAGGGATGTACTCCCTTAGCCAGCGTGCTAGCCatacagcctcacagccacagTTCCAAGGGTTATGGTGGAGATGGAGCTCCACCAGGTACCTGAGCGGGGAAAATAGATCATGTGGCACACCGCTCAGATTATTATGGGCAAGATTAAGCTCCACCAATGAAGATAGGTCATCAAAACCattgcgctctatcactgagatTTGTGAGTTCATCACCCATAGCTTTTTCAGTGAGCGCAGGCCTTTGAAGGAGCCTGGCTTTATTTCTGGGAAGTGATTTTCAGATATCTCCAGTTCCTCCAGGCCCTTGAGGGGACTCAGGTTTGGCATTTCACCCCTTATGTTGCACATGCCCAGATTGAGGTACTTGAGGTTTTGTAGGCCCTCAAAAGCTCCCTCTGAGATGTACTCCAATTTCCGTAATTCTCCCAGGTCCAATCGCATGAGGGAGGGCACCCGGTTGAAGGCGTAGGAGGGGATACTTTCAATGGGGTTGTTCCTCAGCCACAGTTCACGTAGTTTAGACAGATACTCAAAGGCCCCACTGGGCACCACCGTCAACCGGTTGTCAAACAGCTCCAGTGTGTTGAGGCTGGTAAGTCCATTAAACGCGCCCACCTCAATCTGCCGTATGGCATTTCGCCCAAGCTGGAGCACCTCAAGGTGGTGCAGGTGACGGAAGGAGTCAGCCTGCACCGCCTCAATGGCGTTTTCCATTAGATTGAGGTGTCGCGTGTTGGTTGGAATGCCGGGGGGCACACGGGTGAGGCCACGTCGGGTGCACACCACCTTCCCCTGCTGATTACTGCAGGAACACTGCGGTGGACAGCCCTGGGGTCCCTGAGACACTGCCGCCCCCGCCAAGGCCAGGGAGGCGCTGCTCCACGCTCGCGCCATCAGGAAGACTACACAGAGCAGGGCGGCTTTCCTGGCACGATGCACAGCTACCCGCCCCAGGAGACTCATGATGTGGCACATTCATAATTCAGCATCAtctggggggggagggggaggatgGGGGTGTTTTGGGGGCTTTGGGGATCAAGGAAAGTAGCTGGTTGGCTGGTAGTAGTGTTAAGGGGACCAGAGCAAATAAGTCAAGGAAACTGAAGAGGACAACGGGAAAATGTGGGTTTTGGGTGCTTGCTAAGCGACAAGAGGACTTGACTTATCCTCAATTAAGCAATGATTTTATTCCCATGAGCTGTGCTCAGGGGCAGACGGAGGGTAGAGAGGGCTGGCTTTTCCGAAACGTGTGTATGAGAAGGACATGGTGATAAATAAAGCAACCAAAAACTGTATTACGAGACAGAAGGTAGGGTTACAAATTGATGCAAAGAGGGGTTGAAACTAGACACCTACCTCAAGTTATTATTACAGGTCCTTGAACTGAGATAAATAGCTTCCCTCTTGTTTGCAATCAGAAAGAGCTGTAGTATTCACATCTGATGTATGTATATCCCAAGAGCAGCAAAGAAAGCCTTTTTTATATTTGCTCTGTCAAAACGTGTATCAATGCCAAAGAGCTAAACCAAGATGAGCCCTTTTGTAAATCCACACATCCAAAGAGAAAGGTTCGAAGGCCCTTGTGTGAGTTTTTCCCCCTCCCTTTCCTTGttgattagaaaaaaagaagaaaaaagaagattgCAGATAGGAATCCAGTCAGGCTCCCAAAGCAGCAGTGCGCCCTTGCTCGCTTCTTGCTGTCGGCTCCTCTTCTCTTGCTTGTCCTTGGAATTCGACAGTTGATCCCCTTCCTAGACACCTTACCCA
Protein-coding regions in this window:
- the lrrc4.1 gene encoding leucine-rich repeat-containing protein 4 — its product is MCHIMSLLGRVAVHRARKAALLCVVFLMARAWSSASLALAGAAVSQGPQGCPPQCSCSNQQGKVVCTRRGLTRVPPGIPTNTRHLNLMENAIEAVQADSFRHLHHLEVLQLGRNAIRQIEVGAFNGLTSLNTLELFDNRLTVVPSGAFEYLSKLRELWLRNNPIESIPSYAFNRVPSLMRLDLGELRKLEYISEGAFEGLQNLKYLNLGMCNIRGEMPNLSPLKGLEELEISENHFPEIKPGSFKGLRSLKKLWVMNSQISVIERNGFDDLSSLVELNLAHNNLSGVPHDLFSPLRYLVELHLHHNPWNCGCEAVWLARWLREYIPTNSTCCGRCHSPASMRGRQLVEVDRGEGAAVQCSAPFIADAPRDLNISAGRVAELRCRTAPMSSVRWLLPNGTILTHASGHPRISVLNDGTLNFSNVLAVDTGTYTCMVSNAAGNSNASAYLNVSAAELNTSNLSYFTTVTVEVLGPTTEMPKPKTTTAAAAGAGVAGGGIGQGTTTTTASPSVFQPVFISTPTVLLQSTDSPSGAAKTSVVPVVTSKPGKSGPSLDEVMKTTKIIIGCFVAVTLLAAVMLIAFYKLRKRHQQRSTVAAARTVEIIQVDEEDLPPPASAAQESALSLPEIRDHNSIHKLDFISHKTDYSFHKPKAEYKPQPDFTLHKPKAEYTTYKPNMDFSSHKFIPDYSTHKSTPDFSLHRPKPDYSQFRQDYSTHKPKAEYSPFKPDFGTHPKTKTDYSPFKPDYGTHPRQKTDLSPFKRDYSTQPKPKHDYSPLRSDYNTQHKPKAEYSPFKPDFGTHPRPKPDYTPFKPDYSTQPKPKIDYSAQRSKTDSTYKPKDPYSSHKTATNYSAFNTDFSPQKADYSAFKSDFSPHTQRPKLDYSPHKMEYSPQKVDYSTLKPKYNTYKPTGHGAKWTENNIGNSLPRTMPSTITAMAEPFVIKTHTKEKVQETQI